In Polaribacter sp. L3A8, a genomic segment contains:
- a CDS encoding AraC family transcriptional regulator — MIFDNLEYISIENQKTSFPKHFHDTFCVSLIHAGVEQIDFENQSLFTEAGSISITNPYEIHSNPVIEDKSHLNFDTIYIPNELMQAVLNGENIKFVNRQIKSKKANQLFLELKNALDTKNDKVIEFTLSQFVNVLKLYSQENEKEYSELNFDSFSQVNNYIENHIYDKIQLNELSKIANINKFGFAKKFKTSTGMTPMNYILMRKIFSSKKAINSNSELTEIAYQYNFTDMAHFSKTFKRFIGISPKKYKASIIAKMK, encoded by the coding sequence ATGATATTTGATAATTTAGAATATATAAGTATTGAAAACCAAAAAACTAGTTTTCCAAAACATTTTCACGATACGTTTTGTGTTTCACTTATCCACGCAGGAGTTGAACAAATTGATTTTGAAAATCAAAGTCTTTTTACTGAAGCTGGAAGTATATCAATTACCAATCCCTACGAAATACATTCTAATCCTGTAATTGAGGACAAATCACACCTTAATTTCGATACTATCTATATACCGAATGAATTAATGCAGGCGGTTTTAAATGGGGAAAACATCAAATTTGTAAACCGACAAATTAAGAGTAAAAAAGCTAACCAATTGTTCTTGGAACTAAAAAACGCTTTGGACACAAAAAATGATAAAGTAATTGAGTTTACTCTATCACAATTCGTTAATGTCTTGAAACTTTACTCTCAAGAAAATGAAAAAGAATATTCAGAGTTAAATTTCGATAGTTTTAGTCAAGTTAACAACTACATTGAAAATCATATTTATGATAAAATTCAACTAAATGAATTATCAAAAATAGCAAACATAAATAAATTTGGATTTGCAAAAAAATTTAAAACTTCAACAGGTATGACACCAATGAATTATATTTTAATGAGGAAAATATTTTCTAGCAAAAAAGCGATTAATTCAAATTCAGAACTTACCGAAATAGCATATCAATATAACTTTACAGATATGGCTCATTTTTCTAAAACGTTTAAACGCTTTATTGGGATTTCACCAAAAAAATATAAAGCAAGTATAATTGCAAAAATGAAGTAA